Genomic window (Pyrus communis chromosome 13, drPyrComm1.1, whole genome shotgun sequence):
TTGGTTTCTTCTGTTTGCAGATAAAGTTTTCGGTCCTACTTCCTTAACGGAAGCAGTATATGAGGAAGGAGTGAAAAATGTCGCCTTGTCTTCTTTGATGGGCATCAATGGTAGTGGCTTATCCTTAGACACatgtcttttctttttcgatCCTCATCTCGCTTTTCAacaattgatttattttctttggcACTGCAGCAACTATATTCGCTTATGGGCAAACGAGCAGTGGGAAGACATACACAATGAGAGGGATAACAGAGAAAGCTGTCATTGATATCTACAATCATATAATCAATGTAAGTTTAATCATGACAAACTAATAACAATTATGAAAGTTATAGTGAAGATTGTTTCTTTGAAACTAATGTACTCGGATTGTTCTGTTGCAGACTCCGGAGAGAGACTTTACAATAAAAATCTCTGGACTTGAAATATACAACGAGAATGTGAGGGACCTGCTAAATTCTGAATCAGGTCGTAGTTTGAAGCTTCTAGATGATCCAGAGGTAGTGTGGCTATAAGCCTTAGCCTATACTCGTTACCGTCACTTGTTCTTTGACATTCACTCATGTTCTGTATTTTCCTAATGTAGAAAGGTACCGTGGTTGAGAAGCTGGTGGAGGAAACTGCAAGCAATGATCAGCATTTGAGACATTTAATCAGCATTTGTGAAGCCCAAAGACAAGTTGGTGAAACTGCTTTAAATGATAACAGCTCCCGGTCTCATCAGATAATAAGACTGGTCAGTTCATCATAGATCTTTGATGCTAGTTAGTGATGGTTTTTCCCTTTCCCTCACAACCGAGACATTGTAAATAACATTTCCCCTCCTTACAGACAATTGAAAGTACACTCCGTGAGAATTCAGATTGCGTGAGATCTTTCGTGGCAAGCCTGGTAAGAAAGGAACAAAATACCTTTTCAGAAAATCCTTGCTTCAATTTTACGTCATGGTTAACAAGTATGAATGCCGATGATGTGCAGAACTTTGTCGATCTGGCTGGAAGCGAAAGAGCTTCACAATCACTTGCAGATGGTGCTAGGCTCAGGGAAGGTTGCCACATCAACCTTAGCTTGATGACACTCACAACTGTCATTAGAAAACTCAGGTCAGAATCTATATTTGCGTACATTTTTATCTTGAAAGATtataatcagtttttttttcttacctgTGTGAACTGGTTTGATTTGCAGCAGTGGGAAAAGAAGTGGTCATATACCCTATCGAGACTCAAAGCTCACTCGCATATTGCAGCATTCTCTAGGTGGGAATGCACGCACAGCCATCATATGCACCTTGAGTCCGGCATTGAGCCATTTTGAACAATCTCGCAATACACTCTTCTTTGCCACCAGGGCAAAGGAAGTAACAAATAACGCTCGTGTGAATATGGTATTGTTAATTTTCTTGCAACATATTTCAGTTTGCAACTGTACATAATTACAATAGACATTTTAGTTACCTTACTTGTGTATATGATCATTTTGCTAGGTTGTTTCGGACAAACAGCTAGTGAAACATTTGCAGAAGGAAGTAGCGAGACTGGAAGCAGAGCTGCGCACCCCTGACCCATTAAGGgaaaaagaattgaaaattCAGCAGGTAAACTAACATACTTGTCTTGCTAGATTTCATTTCATGTGCTTGGAaatgtatatataaaatgttTCAAATTGTTTGGCCATCACTAGATGGAAATGGAGATTGAAGAACTGAGACGCCAAAGAGATCGTGCTCAGTCTCAGGTGCTTGAATTACAGCAAAAACTTCAGGAGGATCCACAGGTCTatttccatttctctctctttctctctctctctctctctctctctctctcatttgtaTTTCATTTTACTCATATATTCTTATTATATATCAACTTCAGGGTTCAAACCCTTCGGGAATACCCCATCCCTCTGTGAAGAAATGTCTCTCATACACCGGTGTTCTATCAACAAAACCCGACAAAAAGGATATAGGCCCTGGTGATAGAGCAAGAAATTTGAGGCAGTCTATGAGGCAATCATCAACTGCTCCTTTCACACTAATGCATGAAATCCGCAAACTTGAACACCTGCAAGAACAGCTTGGGGAAGAAGCAAATCGAGCTCTGGAAGTATTACAAAAGGAGGTGGCTTGTCATAGGCTAGGCAACCAAGATGCAGCTGAAACAATTGCCAATCTGCAAGCAGAAATAAGAGAAATGCGTTCTGTCAGATCAGTGCcaaaagaagttgaacttgGAACTGTAGTTCCTACTAACAAGAGTGTAAGTGCTAATCTCAAGGAAGAGATTACGAGACTTCATTCACAGGGCAGCACGATTGAAAATCTCGAGGAACAGCTAGAAAGTGTTCAGAAGTCGATAGATAAATTGGTGATGTCTCTTCCTAGCAATTATCAAGAGTGCAATATTGAGGCATCCGCCAAGTCTAAAAAGGAGTCCAAAAAGAAGAAGTGTCTACCTTTGGCCTCAAGTAACATTGCCAACCGGCAAAATTTCATCAGATCACCTTGCTCACCTCTATCAGCTTCTCGGCAAATTGCAGAATCTGAAACTGAAAATAGGGCTCCTGAGAATGATGATAGTATGTCCGGTGAGATTCAGCCAGAGTCTGAGAAGGGGACTCCGACAAAGAATGAAGAATGTGGAGATGTCTCATCAAAGGAAAGCACTCCAACAGGTTATCGGCGTTCTAGTTCAGTaaacatgaagaaaatgcaGAAGATGTTCCAAAATGCAGCAGAAGAGAACGTAAGAAACATTAGAACATATGTAACGGAACTGAAAGAGCGGGTGGCCAAACTGCAGTACCAAAAGCAGCTACTAGTTTGCCAGGTATGAAAATGCATTTTTCCTACTATCTAACAGAACTTACATGCGTATACTATTCTATTTATCCTTGTGAAGAAATCTCATTTCGTTTCAATTGGTTACGCCTCCAGGTTCTGGAGCTGGAAGCAAATGAAGCAGCCGGGTACAATTTAGAGAATGATGAGGACACATGTGAGACTGAGGAGCCCCAAGTCTCGTGGCAAATAACTTTCAAGGAACAAAGACAGCAGATCATTGAGTTATGGGATTTGTGCTTTGTCTCCATCATTCATAGGACAcaattttatttgttgtttaAGGGTGACCCAGCTGATCAAATCTACGTCGAAGTGGAGCTGAGACGGTTGACATGGCTGCAACAGCATCTCGCGGAACTTGGGGATGGTAGCCCTGCTCATGTGGGAGACGAACCCAGAGTTTCGTTGTCATCAaggtttcttttcttctcttttcaagTAACTAGTTGAAATCATTCCTTTTAGTTAAATATTCCTAATAACTTCCGATATGCAGCATGAGAGCGCTAAAGCGCGAAAGAGAGTTCCTTGCGAAGAGGTTGTCTTCACGCTTGACAGCAGAGGAGAGAGAAGCATTGTACATGAAATGGGACGTCCCGCTTGAAGGAAAGCACAGGAAGCTGCAGTTTGTGAACAAACTTTGGCAAGATCCCCATGATCCCAGGCACATTCAGGAGAGTGCTGAAATAGTTGCAAAGCTTGTTGGCTTCTGCGAAAGCGGAAACCTGTCGAGAGAGATGTTTGAGCTCAATTTTGTGCTCCCATCTGATAGGAGGCCATGGATGATGGGCTGGAACCAGATTTCCAACCTTCTCAATTTGTGAGAACGTCCATTTTTGTTGCAAGTACTTTACATTCTTTGAAATAATGTATATGTAAATGATTTTTCAAGCTTTCATTGTCTGTGTTGTCAAGTGTGACTATTGAGCACAATGCACACTTTGCATGGTGTTTGATATGGAACTCTAGTTTTCTGTAATCTTCAAATCTCAACAAAGAATTGATTCGTTTCCAATGGTTTCAAATCTAATTGAATTAACTTTCACTAGAAATTGGCTTCTCGTAAAattgttataacttataagtGCTTTCTGACAACCAAAAACGCTTCTAACTGCATTTGGCAGAAAAATTTAGAAGTTCTTACGTACATTCTGGAGAAGCAACCAAAAGCGCCTCTAACTTTGAAGTGTTGCTTCTTAATGAAAGTTCTTTTAGTAGAAGCGCTTATGAGCAGAAGTAGTTCGTACAAAAGCAATCTAAGCACTTATCCAATACCAATTCTCATCATATATATAAGTAGCACTTTACAATCACTACTATTGATAAACCACACACCGAAAGTACAGCATAGATATAGATACATAAAATAGAACACACCAATTTAATTAAGCATAAGTTAATTCCTCTAATCTTCATTAATCATGGAATAAATGAGCAAGAGGCATCATATATCCATGTCGAACATAGagataacatatatatatatatatatatagggctCAAGGTGTGAGGCTGCATGATGCATCATAGATTCTAGCACTTAGGGAAGGGAGTGCCACATGTGCTGGCAACTTTCCTCGCATTTGGGGTGTTGACAAGCTTCTTGAGGTTAGGGTTCTTGAGGTACTGGCAGAGGCAGGGCTTCTGTTCCTTGATCTTGCTGCAGCATAATGTCGACGGTGGAGTTGAAGAGGTGATTGCTCCGGCGCAGGGGCTAAGTTGAATGGCGTTGCATGTTACCGCCGTTGACACCGGCGCTGTGGCCAGCAGCAGCACCAACACAGTGCACAATGCAATTGCAATGTAGGAAGCATATGATGCCTTCATCCTCACTCAACTCGACTCTAACAGTAATGTCTAAATTATTAACTTTGGTTGTGTGGTGCATTTGGCTTAGGCCCCCCTCTCTATTTATACAAGAGATAGCATACTTAAATAATTACCACCGGTTTACATtttaacctcttttttttttttttttttttttttttttttttttttttttttttttttttttttacttcaaaagTTTAGTTACAGTACAGGTGGGACGAggaatttatataaaatatataaaatgtgtAAATTAATAGCGACATATGACGAGTGATCGAGACATAAAAAAAGTTAGTTGATCGATTCAGTGATATGTTAATATTTTTCAAGTCGAAAAATCTCACTAGGTAATATTTTCATTCCACTCAATGTGTGATATTTGTTAATTATagttaatttcatattttgaaaactcataTTTGCTTTTCAAGAAGCCCTTCGCGCTAGCATAGTTAAAaccttattttttttccttacccCTGATTTATTCAGAGTCAGTCGAATTTAAGACCTGTTGGCCTTTAATCATATCACAAAGCACGTGATGTTTGGAAAGAGAAAAAAGCGTccgtaaattattttctttgaatAAAGACCACCTATATCCTCAATGATTGCTTCTGTAgtgaacttaaatttttttttttttttttttttttttggaacacgTGAACTTAAAATTTTGATGTGTAAGAAAGTGGATCTTAAACTCAGCCAACAGTCTACAAGCATGCCCACACTTTaaaaagatttttcagtatgttgGAAACTGTTAGTGCACTAAATATTATCATACAAGTAAttggatatttgaaaaaaaaattcaaccacttatattataacatttaGTATACTAAACTGTATTTCTGACAGATTAAAATTTTCTCAACACTTTAAAGATTAAACCACCATGCGCCTTTCGGTGATGCCGATTTGTGAAAAAATTGgcaaattttaatcaaatgtTCCAGCCACCCCACATGCTTTAATCATTAATTTGACCATGCACTTGGAATTTTGCGTAATCATGCTTGTAATCACTAATCATCATCACCATCCTTGATATCCGTAATGCAAATACTATAATTCATTTTTGAGCTCCTACAATCTGTGTGCATATTACTCACTGCAGTTTTTTCTTATAGCAGTTTTTTCTTATAGCAGTTTTTCTCTAATACGGTTAACTGCTTTTACATTTATCAGTCTTGTCGATCGCCGAACCAATGCATACTAGTTGGCTGGCATCGCAACAATTGGATAACTACAAATGCTACAAATACAGTTAACCGCATCATGCATGTTTgctttgtaaattaatttaagagATTGGTGGTTAAAATGATTACGTACATTGCACTTCAAAATTCAATTAGACGTGACAAAAATGAGTAGATGACTAGATTAGCACTCTTGGATTTAAGCGATTTTTAGGATGTAGACATTGTTAAGAGGATCAATCTCACATCGAATAAATGAGGGGTTTTGCTTGTgtttataagtaaattgaattatCCTTCATactgccaattgattttataatgaAATTCTTAACTTTTTTATGGTATTAGAGCAAGTTGTCCTGTTTGTGAAACCTAACAGCCACACGTAATTCAAGTCATccgatttgtgttgtccacgtaaGAGAACATGTTAAAGATATCAATCC
Coding sequences:
- the LOC137713641 gene encoding kinesin-like protein NACK1, whose translation is MTVKTPGTPASKVDRTPASTPASKIDRTPVSTPGGPRAKEEKIVVTVRLRPLNKREQLAKDQVAWECLDDNTIVYKPPPQERSVQPAPFTFDKVFGPTSLTEAVYEEGVKNVALSSLMGINATIFAYGQTSSGKTYTMRGITEKAVIDIYNHIINTPERDFTIKISGLEIYNENVRDLLNSESGRSLKLLDDPEKGTVVEKLVEETASNDQHLRHLISICEAQRQVGETALNDNSSRSHQIIRLTIESTLRENSDCVRSFVASLNFVDLAGSERASQSLADGARLREGCHINLSLMTLTTVIRKLSSGKRSGHIPYRDSKLTRILQHSLGGNARTAIICTLSPALSHFEQSRNTLFFATRAKEVTNNARVNMVVSDKQLVKHLQKEVARLEAELRTPDPLREKELKIQQMEMEIEELRRQRDRAQSQVLELQQKLQEDPQGSNPSGIPHPSVKKCLSYTGVLSTKPDKKDIGPGDRARNLRQSMRQSSTAPFTLMHEIRKLEHLQEQLGEEANRALEVLQKEVACHRLGNQDAAETIANLQAEIREMRSVRSVPKEVELGTVVPTNKSVSANLKEEITRLHSQGSTIENLEEQLESVQKSIDKLVMSLPSNYQECNIEASAKSKKESKKKKCLPLASSNIANRQNFIRSPCSPLSASRQIAESETENRAPENDDSMSGEIQPESEKGTPTKNEECGDVSSKESTPTGYRRSSSVNMKKMQKMFQNAAEENVRNIRTYVTELKERVAKLQYQKQLLVCQVLELEANEAAGYNLENDEDTCETEEPQVSWQITFKEQRQQIIELWDLCFVSIIHRTQFYLLFKGDPADQIYVEVELRRLTWLQQHLAELGDGSPAHVGDEPRVSLSSSMRALKREREFLAKRLSSRLTAEEREALYMKWDVPLEGKHRKLQFVNKLWQDPHDPRHIQESAEIVAKLVGFCESGNLSREMFELNFVLPSDRRPWMMGWNQISNLLNL